A DNA window from Hemibagrus wyckioides isolate EC202008001 linkage group LG11, SWU_Hwy_1.0, whole genome shotgun sequence contains the following coding sequences:
- the sdc4 gene encoding syndecan-4 isoform X1, with product MLKVSLMLVLLAATAFAESVRETETWMPPKAGESNDDLDSSGDFIFRNEERTFVDDDDDDDDDEEDDYEDAEDFDMSGSGDDESITNEENKLLETGVIDNSIQDTERSGQPRPTINDIELVRQNEVGHHPSVQLSHAGEQNIFNKTEVLAAVIAGGAVGLLFAVLLILLFVYRMKKKDEGSYDLGKKPIYKKAPTTEIYA from the exons ATGCTGAAAGTGTCCCTCATGTTGGTTTTATTGGCTGCTACGGCTTTCGCCGAGTCG GTACGAGAGACAGAAACATGGATGCCTCCAAAGGCTGGGGAATCAAATGACGATCTCGACTCATCTGGTGATTTCATTTTTCGCAATGAGGAAAGAAcatttgttgatgatgatgatgatgacgatgatgatgaggaggacgATTATGAGGATGCTGAAGACTTTGACATGTCAGGTTCTGGTGATGACGAGTCAATAACGAATGAGGAGAACAAGCTTCTTGAG ACTGGAGTGATTGACAACAGCATCCAAGACACAGAGCGCTCAGGTCAGCCTCGGCCAACAATTAATGACATTGAGCTGGTGAGACAGAACGAAGTTGGTCACCATCCCAGTGTCCAGCTGTCTCATGCAGGAGAACAGAACATCTTTAACAAGACGGAAGTGCTTGCCG CTGTTATTGCTGGTGGTGCTGTTGGGCTGCTTTTTGCTGTGCTTCTCATCCTCCTCTTTGTCTATCGCATGAAGAAAAAGGACGAAGGCAGCTACGATTTGGGCAAAAAACCCATTTACAAGAAAGCTCCCACTACCGAGATCTACGCATGA
- the sdc4 gene encoding syndecan-4 isoform X2, translated as MSYSRFQQQFGFKVRETETWMPPKAGESNDDLDSSGDFIFRNEERTFVDDDDDDDDDEEDDYEDAEDFDMSGSGDDESITNEENKLLETGVIDNSIQDTERSGQPRPTINDIELVRQNEVGHHPSVQLSHAGEQNIFNKTEVLAAVIAGGAVGLLFAVLLILLFVYRMKKKDEGSYDLGKKPIYKKAPTTEIYA; from the exons ATGTCATACAGCCGATTTCAACAACAATTTGGTTTCAAG GTACGAGAGACAGAAACATGGATGCCTCCAAAGGCTGGGGAATCAAATGACGATCTCGACTCATCTGGTGATTTCATTTTTCGCAATGAGGAAAGAAcatttgttgatgatgatgatgatgacgatgatgatgaggaggacgATTATGAGGATGCTGAAGACTTTGACATGTCAGGTTCTGGTGATGACGAGTCAATAACGAATGAGGAGAACAAGCTTCTTGAG ACTGGAGTGATTGACAACAGCATCCAAGACACAGAGCGCTCAGGTCAGCCTCGGCCAACAATTAATGACATTGAGCTGGTGAGACAGAACGAAGTTGGTCACCATCCCAGTGTCCAGCTGTCTCATGCAGGAGAACAGAACATCTTTAACAAGACGGAAGTGCTTGCCG CTGTTATTGCTGGTGGTGCTGTTGGGCTGCTTTTTGCTGTGCTTCTCATCCTCCTCTTTGTCTATCGCATGAAGAAAAAGGACGAAGGCAGCTACGATTTGGGCAAAAAACCCATTTACAAGAAAGCTCCCACTACCGAGATCTACGCATGA